The region CCAGCAGCTCTCGGGCCACGCAGTCCCCTTTGCCTCACCCAGCATGGTGCCAGGTGAGCAGTCCCTGCAGAAGGAAGCAGGGGCAGATCCCAAGGGGCCAGGCAGCCCCTCTGGAAAGGACATGGGGAGGCAGCAAAGGTCCAGACTCACGCCCAATCCCTCTTCTCCCCCACAGGACTGGATCCTGGCACACAGACCAGCTCACAGGAGTTCTTGGTTCCCAACGACGTGAGCACGGGATGGGGTGGTTTGAGGGTGGGTAGGGGGGCCCGGGGGGTCTGGGCCTCACCTAGGGTTGAATTCTACCTTCTCTCCAGCTGATTGGCTGCGTGATTGGGCGCCAGGGCAGCAAGATCAGTGAGATCCGGCAGATGTCAGGGGCGCATATCAAGATCGGGAACCAAGCAGAGGGCGCTGGTGAGCGGCACGTGACCATCACTGGTTCACCAGTGTCCATCGCCCTGGCCCAGTACCTCATCACTGCCTGGTGAGTGTGGGGTGGGGTATCACAGGTCATGGGACTTTTGTGCCTGAGAAAGGCACAGGTCGGGTGGGGAGAGCTGACCTCCCTTCtcctgggcctgtgctctgcctCCCCTAACCCTGCCACACTTGTTCAGTGTTGCCCCATCTTTCCCCTACATCTGTCCCCCACGTCCTGTTTCTCCAACCCTGTCTCTTTTCCCTGGGTCTTCGGcctccccatttctccccttaCCCAGTGCTGTATTTGCTTGTCCTTTCTTCCCGTCCGCGCTTTTCCAACCTTTCCCATCTTCTCCTCAAACACACCCACCCCAGGTCATTGTTCTCAAATCCTCTCTATTTTTCATCTAATCTCACCCCTTATATTTGCCCTCATTGCCTCCTTTCTCACCCCTGACCTTCCCCTTCATCTTCCCCCTCTATCCCTCTTTCCAGTCTAGAAACGGCCAAGTCTACCTCTGGGGGGACACCCGGCTCGGCCCCCACAGACCTGCCTGCCCCCTTCTCGCCACCCCTGACGGCCCTGCCCACCGCTCCCCCAGGCCTGCTGGGCACGCCCTATGCCATCTCCCTCTCCAACTTCATCGGCCTCAAGCCTGTACCCTTCTTGGCTCTACCACCTGCCTCCCCAGGGCCGCCGCCGGGCTTGGCGGCCTACACTGCCAAGATGGCAGCGGCCAATGGGAGCAAGAAAGCTGAGCGGCAGAAATTCTCCCCCTACTGAGGCCGGCCGAGGCACAGGCACAGGGGCAGGCAGGACTGCTGGCAGGGGGCTGCCTCCACTATCTGCCCAAGGAGACTCCACCCCGGGGAGGGGGGGTCCCAAACGCCGCTAATGCCCAGACGCATGGATGCACCACCCACCCTGCCCAGGTCTGTGGGAGTTCCTGCTCTCGGAGTGGGGGCGGTTTTTGGCCCAGGGTTCTGGGAGCTGCAGCAGCCCCAGGGTAGGGGTCTTGATCCCCTCTAGCTCTGTGCTTGGATGCAGGGAGCATCCTAAGTGCCCCCACTTTGCGGGGGTCACTCATGCACTCCCCatccctcagggcttccctgcctCCTGTCCCCCTGTGGGGAtcagggaggaggcctgggggtggctgggggccatgcttctctccccacctccctgcagaTTCCTGCTGCTTCCACTGATACCCTTTTGACTGGAATGGACTGGCTGGGCTTGGCAGAGGGCAACCCGAAGAGGGGGTACTGCCAGGCAGCTGGGGGAGTGGCATGGGGGCAGGGGCCGAGTTCTCAGCAGCAGACACTCTGTACAGTTTTTTCAATTCctgtttttgaataaatattctgAGAGACCAGGAAGCTGTGAAACACTGTGGGTATTGGCAAAACCTCCAGAAAATGGGTGTAGCTGAGACCCCAGAGGACCCCCATCTGTGACTCCATCAGCCCCAGCTGGGCCTCGGCCCCTTCCACATGCCAGTTCTGGGGCTTTAGGGCTCTTTGGCGGGTCATGTTGtccagcctcctgcctctggcaCCAAAGTGATCCAGTTGTTTTCTGGGCATTTTTAGAAGCTGATGGAGGAGTTCCAGTAGTTTTGTCCAGCCTCTCCTTGGTGCAGATGTGCGGAAGGTCTTTCTGAATGTCCCTTCACTGGTTCCTCCTGCTGTGGCTGTAACCCAGACCCTGCCCTACTTGGCCCATTCCCTTTGGCTGTGAGCCATTAGGGCCCTCTTCTCTGTGATCCTGCCCACCTCTGCTTCTTCCTTGGCCTGGGGATCATCCATGAGTGTCCAGATCACCCAAGCTGGAGGAGCCCTTAGAGATGGTCCAGGgtacagatgggaagactgatGCCTAGGGAAGGGTTGGTCTGTGTACAAGGCCATGCAGAGTTGGGCCCAGAACTCAGAATTCCTAGCTCCCAGAAGCCTCTGGGCCTCACTAGGCTGCAGGCCCCCTTTCTCCCATTCCAGAGCCAGAAGTGCAGGCAGGCTACCTGCCATAAGCTGTGCTGGAGGCTGCATGGGCCCTTTGTGATACCACCCTGCTTTCTCCAGTCCCGGCTCACCTTGGGAGACATCTCTCACGTGGCCTCTGGCATGCTCAGGCTCTCCCTTCCTGCCAAATCCTGGGCTTGTTCTGGTGCCTCAGAAGGGCCTGGGACAGGGCCCTCTGGAGGTCTATGGAGGTGCTGCAGGAGGGCCCGCGGGTGCCAGGCCCGCGAAGTGCAGGCCCGCGGGGGCCGGGGTAGCGCTCGTCGGGCGAGACGGCCCAGCGTCCGGCGTACAGGGCGCTGCAGCAGGCCGTACAGGAAGGGGTGAGCCGCGAAGGCCGAGTAGGCTACCCAGGTGACGGCCGCCTCGGCCGCGGCGGCCTGGGCAGCGGGCGCTAGGCACGCACAGCCGTAAGGCAGCCAGCAGGCTGCGAACTGGCCCACGGCCAGCGCCGGGGCCAGGGCTGCTTTGCCCCAGGGCGGGCGAGGCCGAAGGGGCGGCAAAATGGAGAGGCGGCTGTCCAGAGAGTCGGAGCGCGGCCGGGACCCGCGCGCGGGCCGCGGGGGCCGCAGGGCAGCGCGGCGCGCCACGAGGAAGATGCCGCCGTACGCTCCGAGAAGCAGGAGGGCGGGCAGCGCGAAGGCCAGCAGCGCCCAGAGCGGCCGGAAGGGCTCAAGGCCCCCGGCCAGGACAGAGCAGCGAGCCGGGGCAGGGGGCGGTGCGGGCGGCGGCCCGAGCAAGGAGAGCGCGCCCAGTAGCCCCGCCGCCGCCCACACGGCGGTGAGCACGAGGGTGGGCGGAGGCCGCGCGCCGGGCCGCAGCGGGTGCACTATGAGGCGGTAGCGCGCCAGGCCGAGCGCCGCCACGCCGAGCGTACAGGCGGGCAGCAGCGCCGCCGAGAGGAAGCGCGCCGCGCGGCAGGGCGCGGGGCCCAGGCGCACGCGGCCCAGCCCCGGCGGCGGAGCGGCCAGGAGGCCCAGCGGCATGATGGAGCCGGCAGCCAGCAGGTCCACTACGCACAGGTGCACGAGGTAGAGCGCATCGCGTAGTCCCGGAGTGCGCAGCACCACAACCAGCAGTGCGCCGTTGCCCAGCAGTGCTGCCGCCTCCACGACAGCCGCCAGGATCAACCCCATCGAGGCTGCGACTTCTGGTGCGTTCAGCCCTGTGGTGTTGGCCATTCGAGCGCTCAGGCTTCACCCTGTGCTGGGATGCAGAGAGCGAAATGGAGCTTCCCCCGCCCGCCCCTCGCCACCCCCGGCCGCATTCCCATCACCCATGCGTTGCTCCTCTAGCCTCTCACCTCACAGGCTGCCCAGGCGCTGGCTCAGACACCCAGGCTGCCATTCTCTTGGGGGCTTGGCCGGCCCCATGGAAGTGTGCAAGGCTGGGACTGTGGCTCTGTCCTCCACCCCAGCAACTCAGCCCCTGCTGGAGATGGTACCGGCTGTCACTTTGATGCTGCCCTTTGGAGACACACAGAGCTGgcaagggaggggcagggcctggcaccGGCCCCCTGGGTCCTAGCAGCTGCCAGCTGGAGGCTGAAGGCTGTGCTGTGGAAGTGCTGTGGGTGCTTCGGGAGGGGGGCCCAAAGCAGGCACAGGCTGGAGTGAGACTCAGGACATTAAGagtgtgggctttggagtcagccaCATCCTATTCTGCCTTTTCCAGGGGTGGGAAGTGCTGCCCCCCACATCTGCTGTCTTCCACCATCCCCATCAGTGGGGTTAATCGGATCATTCAGCCTTTGTACtgaggggaaactgaggtaccAGTGAGACGAGAGCTGGAGCTGGGAGATCCCTAGGTACCCTCTGGTCCTCAGGAGGGCTAGTTCTCTAGGTAAAGTGAGGGGAAAAGCACAggacttggcacatagtaggttgcTCAGCTGGTATTGGCTTGGCACAGAATAGGTGCTTCAAGACACTGTGGAATTAATGAGAGGAAACCTTAGGGAGCAactgctgtttgttttgttttgtttttgctgttagCAAACAAGTCCCCTTCTGCTAAGCACACTCTGAGTTTTCTTTAGGAAGTCACCTCTCCCCAACTCAGGACATGTGGTTTGGGTGAGCAAGACCCTCACCTTTCATATCACATTCCTGACTAGGCATGAAACCCAGTCCTGGCCAGTCAGTATGTTGCACCCCCCACCACCAAGGTATTGGCTCAGGGAAAGCCATGTGACTCCAATGGGGCATATGCCCCCCAGGTGGTGTCACCCAGTCCCATGGCAAAACCCCATGTATACCCTGATGGCTTGCCTTTGTGTCTGaagctccttcctctcccctgaaCCCCAGTCTTGGGTTTCCGGCTGTCTCTTCAACATCACCCCCAGTACAGGGACTACTGGGCATCTCAAAAGTCCTATGCCCCAAAACAGGACTTGACTCAtgaccccccaccccactccgcTCCACAGAGTCTTCCCCCCTTAGTAAATGCCATCTCAGAAGTTTCCATTGACACCTCCCTTTCCTCCACGcaccacatccaatccatcaatGTGTCTGAATCCAGCTAGTTCTCACCACCACTGCCATGCTCCCAGCCACTACCACCTCTCACCTGGACCATTTCAGACCCGTCCTGGCCTCCGCTTCTGCACCTTGTGCTGGTCATTTGTCTGTTTGCCCTTAGATCCATTCCCATCTTCCACAGCACTGCTCTGCCTTCTAAGAAACTGATTTCCCAGGCTCCTTTGTCATTTGGTTTTTGGGTAAATTCAGCCAATGGAAGTAACCAGCAGAAGGCTGGAGGGTGGCAggacgggagaagccacagggTATTTTCCCTTTCGTGCTCAGCCTGGGTCTACCTCTGGATCTGTCTCTGTGGAGGACATCCTCTCTCTCCATAGCCCTGGCTCCCTTCAGGCAGTCCCCTCTGGGGTTCTGGTGCCTGCTGGGTGACCCTGGCCTCTGGGCATTGGAATGCCATCATTCTTCCAGCCTAAGAGTGTTAGCAACTTTCTGCTGTTGCTAATCCCAGGGTTGACTTACCAGCCCCTTTGGTAGTTCAGTTCCTTTCCTGTATCAAATTCCTCTTGTCTGGAATACATAGAGTGATTTCTCTTTTGTTGATTGGATCTTGACTGACACCATAGATCCACCCTCTACACAGCTGGCTGAAGTGGATCcctctaaaaacaaatgaaatcaggTCATGATCCTGCACTCATCCTTCCAAGAACTTCCCATCATCAAAATAGAATCTTACCTCCTCTTTGCTGAGATggccttctccccacctctctgacctcacccGCCTCCTCCTTGCCTCCCATACTTCCAGCCGTACGGTCTTCATGCTTGTTCTCCCACATGTCAAAATGGTTTCCACCTCAGGATCTTTGCATGTGCTGTCTCCTCTGTCAGAACACCCTTGCCCCAGATCTCTCCATGGCCATGGCTTGCTTCCTCACCTAATTCAGGTCTCTGCCTTCAGTGACCATCTTTCCTAAAATTGTTCCACTTTCCCATCACTACTCCTtaaccctgctttatttttcttcctggtaCTTTTCCTACCTGATATTGTATTTCATATCTATGCACATACTTGTTTAGAGCCTGTTTCATTAGAATGCAAGccccttgagagcagggaccttgtctgtgTCTTGCTTGTGCCTGTGCCCCTAGAACCCCTCATAGGCACGCAGTCCGCATCAGCACAGATCTGGGTGGCAGACAACAGGGCATGAACCTCTGGATTTGAGTCACCTGTTGCTGGAATTCGAAGGGACCCGGTCCAATTCTCTAttattcagatgagaaaactggtgctcagagagggaaggaatgTGTTGTGGATTACACAGCCAAGTTATACCTGGAAACCAGGTCCCCTGCTTCCTAAGCTCTGTCCACACAGGCACCACTTCCTGTACTTGAGCACAACTTGAATGTGGGCATTTGCCTCCAGGAGGTGAAGCTGGATTCTTGAGGTCTTGGTTCAGAAGAAGGAGAGAGCATTGGCTTTCTTACTGCCCAGTTAGGCCTGCAGGCCTGGGGCAGCCCCCAAGCCACCAGGGTCTGGGGAGGGCTCAGCAGGGCCAGGTGGGAAAGCAAATGAGAACAGGGGACTGGGGAAGGCAATAGGGAGGGATGGGGACTATGGTGGGTTGGAGAGTGCATGCTCCCTGCAAAATCATTCAACTAAATTAGCAATTAAAACACtttgggagggacttccctggtggcgcagtggttaggaatctgcctgccaatgcaggggacacgggtttgagccctggtctgggaagatcccacatgccgtgaagcaactaagcccatgcgcccacaactactgagcctgcgctgtagagcccatgagccacaactaactactgaccccgcgtgccacaactactgaagcccgcgcctagagcccatgctctgcaacaagagaagccaccacagtgagggGCACGCAtgttgcaacgaagagtagcccccactcgctgcaactagagaaagcccgcgcgcagcaacgaagacccaatgcagccaaaaataaataaattaaataaataacttaaaaacaaaacaagggcttctctggtggtgcagtggttgagaatctgcctgctaatgcagggatgtgggttcgagccctggtccaggaagatcccacatgctgcagagcaactaagctcgtgtgccacaactactgagtctgcacaccacaactactgagcctgtgtgccacaactaccgaagcccgcgcgcctagagcccgtgctccacaacaagagaaggcaccacaatgagaagcctgtgcaccacaacgaaaagtagcccccctctcgctgcaactagagaaagcccacgtgcagcaatgaaaacccaatgcagccaaaaacaaaaacaatactctgggacttccctggcggtccagtggttaagactacatgcttccactgcagggggtgcgggttcgatccctggctggggaagatcctgcatgccgcatggccaaaaaaaaaaaaaacacacaaaacactttgtagtttgtctgtttttgtttttttttcccacagaaatgcaggaaggataaaccagaaactaCAGCAGGTGGGTGGGCATGGAGTGAGAGGGCTAGGAGGACACTCTTCTGAGCATAGATTTGGATAGATTGGACTTTTGGGAACCATGTTAATGCTCTAcgtgttgaaaaaaataaatcaacaaagaCGAGAAAAACTCTAAAAGTGAATATAAATAGAAGCAAATGAACCTACCTGCATTTCAAATGAATAATATAACCGCACTGGAGGGAAATAAATAACTAATCCAAGTAACATTTGAACCTATGTTCAAATTGTTGCTTTGACCATTGACCCTCAGtctaaagacaaaaagataatCTTGAATGATTCAGTAAATCTTGAGCTCTACTTAGAAagtttgtttttcacagtggtATTGGGTGtagcaattctgaaactgctTTTTGTGTGGGCttgagcaaataagtaaatatattgatgCTGATGAGAACCAAAGTTCTGACAGTTGGGGAAGGAGTAAAATTATGGATATGGGGAAGAATGGAAAGACCACATGGTGTTGGATTGGAATGggagaaacagacacagatagatgtgtttatttacatatacatatttcctagCCCTCTTTGCTACTGGGACTGAAAAGCAATGACACCCAGTACCAAAGAGCATACCTACTGCCCAGATCTTGgattctaaataccatttcctgCTCTagggaaccagggctccttggagaaatggctgattctaggtttgtgcaagatgagcctggaacaccGTGTGATACCAGAACATAAGGAAGTGTTCATAAAATGATGTAGACACAGGAGTCAGCTTGAAGGACCTTCTGCTGGCCAAAGCTGGGACAATTTGAGgatcaaaataataacagtaatggattataacccatTGCATAAAATAGGAACCCACAAATCCATACTGATAATAAACAAAGGgggctattattaataaatatagaagaaatgatggaattaaattagataactaTCATTTACAACCATCTTAGCAAAAATTGATTCAAGTCATCGATTTCAGGTAAAAATCATCATTGGATTTTAAAGCTAGTGGGTGAAAGTTGATGAGGAATGGGACATTTATACCTCAAAATATTTCCCCACAGATTACTGGTTAatttaaaatgggagaaatggTAACTTCCCAGTGGAGAAACCTGGTGGACACGACCTTGAGCAACCAAATATACATCACCAAGAATTGGGACATGTCCCTCCTGATATAGTGCACCGAGGACACAGCATTCATGTAATGTTCCTGCCCAAACGGCAATGCCTGAATCTAATCACTgcaaaacatcagacaaacccgaACTGAGAGACAGTCTATAAAACAACCGGCCTGTATTCTTCAGTAGTGTCACGAGTGTCaaatttatgaaggaaaaaaaaaaaggctgaagaaTGGTTTCAGATGAAAGGAGaccaaagagacatgacaactaaatgtggTGTGTGACACTGCACTGGACCCTGACCTGCTGTCTAGCATCTGTACCCCTTGTTTGTGGACAGGGTAACCTGGGGTGATAACTAGCATTCCTTTCATGACAGCAGAGCTGCACCCCTTGCAGATAATCTCAATTCATTTATGATATTCACACAGAAGACACACATGGGTGTTTGGTGCCAAGACACAAGGAACGCTTGATTTGCCTGGTCATGTCTGGGCTAAAGGACAGAATCACCAGGTGGGTCCCCACATGACCAACAGTTCTGAGTTGATGGGGAGGGTCCCTTTTGGAGGCTCAATGATCAGAGGAGGCCGGTCGTTGCAGTGACCAATGTAGACTGACCAGGGTGGGTGGGAGTGTGTGTACAACCCACGTCCTCCCGTGTGAGTGGTCACTCCCTGGAGTGGGGCTGGAACTGCTATGTGGTGTGGTGGGTCACTGTGGAGAGAAAGGAGGCCCAGGCCTGGTGCAGCTTTGGCACAGACAAGCAGAGGTCAGGGGGTGAGCCAATACAATGTTTAATACACTTGCCTGTGCATGTCTGAAGTTCGGCCCACCTCGGTGATCACGCCCCTCTCGGATAGACAGTCTGGGCCAGGGTAGACGGCCCGGGTGGATGTGGGACCCGCCCACTCTCAGCCTGTGCCCTTCTAACTACACAGGCTTGAAAAGGCTGCTGTATCTGTGTCCCAGTAATAACGCCAGTCCATCACACCCATCACCTTAGGAGGCGAGACTGAGGCCACAGCCATGCCAGGACCAACAAGGATTAGAGGGAGAGGGGATCACTGTCTGGACACAGGAGGGAGATTTGAGAGCAAGAAGGGGTGATATGGGGGCACCAGGGATGGGAGGAAGATTGAGGATGATGGTCTAGCTCCTGGCGGTGGACGGGTCGGGCAGACAGCTCAGAGGCAAACCTCCAGCAGGTAGCGTAGGCGGCACTGACTCTCCTGGTAGATGAGATACTCGCTCTGGAAGAAGCTGGAGCTGCTGAACTCTGGGCAGGGCATGGGCTAGCCCTGGGGCACCACCACTCGCTGGCCATCCAGCTCCAGCTTCGTGTCCTGGGTTGGAACTGCAGGGCATAGCAAGGGCCATGGATGACCCAAGGGTCACTGGTCCTTGGCTTTACCGGTAAGTCCTACCCCCTGTGCACTCCACTTCTACCACAGGGAGTGCCCACTCATTCCCACCTTGCCAAACTCCAAACGGCTGCATAGGCTGGGCCTTCTGCCTGGAATCTCCTCCCCCATTTCTCTGCCTGGGAAATGCCTGCTCATCTTTCAATGCTCAGTCAATGACACCTCTTCTTTGAAGCTCTCCTGGATGCCCAGGAAAGATCTGTTGAatcagtgaatgtttgttgaatgataaAGTGAATGACTGCAGTGAAGAATCCTGCTTCTTTTAGTCCTTCCTCACAAGCCCCTTCCTTGCTCACCTCCTCCCTGAAAGCATCCTGTTCCATATCAGCCTTACCTCTATCCTTAGACCTGTCCAGCTTCATGGGACTCACCAGGCTCTGTGTGGCCACGGGCAATGACACTGTCGAAGCCAGGGGGTGGCTGCTTCAAGCTGGGCTCATAGACGATGACGCGGTACTCTCTGCCCAGTGCCACCTCACCCAGCAACATGTAGCCAAATGTCATGGGCCTCGCAGGACATGCCAGTAACTGGGGGACACAGGGAGGCTCAGGGTAGGCAGACCGGCTCTCTGCCTGACTCCCTGGGCTCCTCTCTGCTGCATTGTTATCTCCTTTGGCTTTGCTGCCCCGGCCCAGAAAAGTACCCATCCTTCTTCCATCCTTCCTACAACCATTTCTCCAGGCCCCTTGTCCTGGCTGTGCTGCCTccccccctctctcctccactcctcAGCTCCCAGAGGCCAGGCATCTGCCACCCTCACCAAGGTCAGTAATGGCCTTCCAGTGACCATATCTGGGGTGGGGGCTTTTCAGGCCTGCTCTGCTGATTTTGCCACGGCATCCTTCACCCTCTACCCTGATACCCCCTTGCAATGCTCTCCTGAGGCCACCCTCCACTCCTTCTTAGGCTCCTCTGCCCTCCTAGTGGACGCCTTGGCCTTGAGCAACCTTCAGCTCCATCTGCACTTGGATGAATCCTCCGACCTTGCTCTCTTGAGTGGGGGCGGGTAGTGGTCTCCAATAATGAGGTCAACCTGGGCTGAGGAGCCGGTAGGGGCAGGTCACCTCAGTGAGGACACCTCTGGACAGAAACTTGGGGGTCACTGGAGACACCCTCGACCCTTTCCCATAATGCTGCCCATCCCACCTCCCACATACTCCTCTCATGGATTCTCTCCTCCTCCGCCTCCattgccctgggctgggggcccaTCACATTTGGCCTGGATGGGAACACAGCCTCCCTGCAGCCTCTGGCCTTTGCCACCCTCCCAACGGCTGCAGCCACGTTCAACTGTACTCCCCATCGCTCTCTGAATAAGGCTCCCTTGATCCTCCTGGgcccccaagccccacccccacactAGGCATTTGCTCTAAGCTTTGTCATCAGGCCGTGCCTGGAGGTGCTGACCTGCCGCAGCCTCCCAGGCTTCGTGCCACTCCCTGGCTGCTTTACCTTGAAGGCTCCTCTTTCACCCCTTCCCAGGTCAGGTTGGCACACTCATCCCATCTGCatcaccttctccaggaagctgtCGCTGACCAGCGGATGCCTCCTTTGagtcccccaacccccaggatGCCCCACGGAGCTCTCTAGTCAGTAACTATCCGAGGGGTCCTCTCCTGGATCCACCGCAGGTGGGACAAGTAATAAGCCCCATGCTCCTTAGTGTCCCCATACCCACTCAGGGCTTGGCTCCAAGGGACACCTCACCATAGCCAGCTGACTTGCTGTTCTCCGAGGCAGAGTAGATGCCTTTGCCAACACGGCCACCAGAATGTGGCATGATGCGGAGCCCACTGGTGAGGATGGCGGCCACCACAGCCATGTTGGTGCCGTGCCACAGTAGCTTCCGATTACCCAGCTTGTCGTGGGCCTGGAACTGATCTCCCTGGGGGGGAGATGGGAACCAGCAGAGTCATGCCACCCAAGCTCAGGTGTTTCTGTCTGCCATCAGAGGGTATGACCAAGGCCAAGGGTTCCCTAGTCACTCACATActcatgcacacatgcacaagaCCTAGGCCTGGTGGAATCTGGTCAGAGTTTCTCAGCCAACTCGCTAAAAGGAAGATAAGCCAAGGTCATCTCCCTAAGGGACAAGGTAGTGATGGTGGGGAGGGAATCTTCCTCACCTCCCCTTCTCAGTTCACTGTCCAACTATGTTGAAAAGCAGGGCAACTGTACTTGCTGCCAGTCTTTTCCAAGTAGGTATGTATCACCTGCGGGGAGAGAAGAAGCTGAGTGCCAAGAGCAAGAAATGTATGGACTAACCTCCACTTGTCCCCTGCAGTCCCAGAGCTCTCCTCAGGCCCTGGAGACAGCGAGAGGAGGCCCTAGGAGAGGGATTCTTCTGGGCACCTGGAGGGCAGACAGGCAAAGGGCCAGTGCCCACTGCCAGCTCGGCTCCTCTGTGGGGACCAGCCCACCTTGTACTCAGGCGCCTTTGGGTCCAGCAGCTGGAGCTGGCACTTGAGGAGCTGGTAATCTCGGTCCAGTGGGTGTGGCACCTCCTCCACTTTCTTTGTCTCCTCGGGGGCTGCCTGCAGGGTATGGGCCAGCTCGATGTCTGCCAGCACCTAAGGGGATGGGCACTGGCAGCTTGTGTGTCCCCTTGACcctgggcctcccctccccctcccacataAATAGGACCATGGCCACCCCACCTTATTCAGCCCCACCCCATCTATCTGTCTGGccttcccctcccctgtcctACGACCTGCCCATCGCAGTCCATCTATCTGTCTCCCATCTCCCTTGCCCCATCTATCTGTTTGGTAACCCCACTGCCTGCAACCTGCCAACCCTCATCAGCAGCATGTCCTTCTTGGCCTGCAGAAGCTCCGGGGAGTTGATGGGTGGGGGCTGGCTACGGCCGAAGTTCTGGGGAATGATGGTGTAGAAGTGGGAGGACAGCTCCTCTAGGCTGAGGCCACGATCTGCAGGGGCTTTCAGGGCCGCCTTCACTGCCTCCAGGGCCTCCAAACCCCGGGAAATCTGCTGCTTGCTCAACTTCCCCAGTGGCATCTTCTTCACAtctggggggatggggagagtgGGGAGTCAGGCCCACAGCCCTGCCACCCCCAGACCCCTGCTACccttcctggctcctccctgctCACCTAGGTTCATGATAGCCATGGCATTCTTGAACATGTCCTTGCTGAAGATATTGGTGATGAGCTTCTGTGTGGCTGCGTCCAGGGAGCAGGGCTGCACTTGCTGAACCACGGTCCTCACTGGGCCTCTGTCTACCTAGGGGTACAGGGCCCACGTGGGCAGGACCAGCTGAGCAGGGCACCTGAACCTGGAGCAGGGCCTGGCCAGATCGAGGCCA is a window of Physeter macrocephalus isolate SW-GA unplaced genomic scaffold, ASM283717v5 random_91, whole genome shotgun sequence DNA encoding:
- the GPR62 gene encoding G-protein coupled receptor 62 encodes the protein MANTTGLNAPEVAASMGLILAAVVEAAALLGNGALLVVVLRTPGLRDALYLVHLCVVDLLAAGSIMPLGLLAAPPPGLGRVRLGPAPCRAARFLSAALLPACTLGVAALGLARYRLIVHPLRPGARPPPTLVLTAVWAAAGLLGALSLLGPPPAPPPAPARCSVLAGGLEPFRPLWALLAFALPALLLLGAYGGIFLVARRAALRPPRPARGSRPRSDSLDSRLSILPPLRPRPPWGKAALAPALAVGQFAACWLPYGCACLAPAAQAAAAEAAVTWVAYSAFAAHPFLYGLLQRPVRRTLGRLARRALPRPPRACTSRAWHPRALLQHLHRPPEGPVPGPSEAPEQAQDLAGRESLSMPEAT
- the PARP3 gene encoding LOW QUALITY PROTEIN: protein mono-ADP-ribosyltransferase PARP3 (The sequence of the model RefSeq protein was modified relative to this genomic sequence to represent the inferred CDS: deleted 1 base in 1 codon; substituted 4 bases at 4 genomic stop codons): LTYEEGSDPDTVSVFALLGRWGASETRDAFSWNVTPPRQGRGPGTATAPKHKPQVQHEGPEKKGRQGAEEEDSFHSTAKALRATPTEKRIAXVDPLCPLSCNPGTQVREDYDCILKQTNTGSNNKFYIIXLLEEGDCFICWNCWGRVVKVGQSKLSRFMSLEDAQKDFEKKFRDKTKNSWAERDHFVAHPSKYTLIEVQREAEAQEAMVKVDRGPVRTVVQQVQPCSLDAATQKLITNIFSKDMFKNAMAIMNLDVKKMPLGKLSKQQISRGLEALEAVKAALKAPADRGLSLEELSSHFYTIIPQNFGRSQPPPINSPELLQAKKDMLLMRVLADIELAHTLQAAPEETKKVEEVPHPLDRDYQLLKCQLQLLDPKAPEYKVIHTYLEKTGSKYSCPAFQHSWTVNXEGEGDQFQAHDKLGNRKLLWHGTNMAVVAAILTSGLRIMPHSGGRVGKGIYSASENSKSAGYVTGMSCEAHDIGYMLLGEVALGREYRVIVYEPSLKQPPPGFDSVIARGHTEPVPTQDTKLELDGQRVVVPQGXPMPCPEFSSSSFFQSEYLIYQESQCRLRYLLEVCL